Proteins from a genomic interval of Triplophysa dalaica isolate WHDGS20190420 chromosome 13, ASM1584641v1, whole genome shotgun sequence:
- the gtf3c2 gene encoding general transcription factor 3C polypeptide 2 produces the protein MATAALRGKRRAVSMGLPCEKDTEDQPTPVNHENVDSGEEDLGSSEPQEMRSSHDTPNTGQTPGVDQESSFHTKETKRKPGRPEGKTRVKTPAKKRKTEIVPQTPPQHENSANADTPELTASGRPKRRAAKAALDYLHTLAKHFDHPSEVSTKDTPKSKSSVQKKKPAKGKGRGAKRKAPDSDDDDEDFAPDDDLDEEDSEEEVDSEAEINLVKECKSRTSRGHFHGMLANGLAANAMGPIWNSFRKNKDFRDENLSPWVFPEWIPSAKDWHILSNSEAEKYLPQEKKSAAFTFTRETFKGKTDLERVKRFESLPHHSERWDSLFFVGGPVRSMEWCPCPDGAAPRQYAAIYCHKGMDDRNKINKMYTGPVLLQLWDLGELQSKSRPSTVPHLAYALAVDDGCIWNIKWCPAGAWELPSTNRKAPQLARLGLLAAAFANGTIGVYSLPHPQALAAHHQSKGEGSNAPLICQVKRVLTLKMGSNQADHKSQSGLCFAMDWLHVKPHNLLAAGFSDGVVALWDLCSKSSLLKVRSPEGGLVLYPYNCFFAHNEMVRTLCWCRASSTMLVTVGDDRMAKVWDLKKTHTPLLSVKRCLTTEVYWPLFWSGILVAQENCYATFGQHGVHYFDSGYIGIKPFFVCPRKATVWSISMTDWLNSFVIGDNGGDCVLSLLPDMNGDPTSVRRRRYSVYRTDLVPFEPGQRDDEMVKEEEEVEKPSFPGQEPQTYKGATRKYYLHFHDLDLGTFAKSESRPMMKHVQIHENKGIVKVDQMPLNALYKVCFNPNMDSYNWVLSGGQSGLVRVHCVRGLSNSVMVKLLHETQAQFSSMFQSQESEDSATAVRHTTADTVQVC, from the exons CGTCCTGAGGGAAAAACAAGGGTTAAGACACCTGCCAAAAAGAGGAAAACGGAGATTGTTCCACAGACTCCACCGCAACATGAGAATTCTGCAAACGCTGATACCCCTGAACTAACAGCAAGCGGGCGACCCAAGAGGAGAGCTGCTAAAGC TGCTTTGGATTATCTCCACACCCTGGCCAAGCATTTCGATCATCCTTCAGAGGTCTCCACCAAAGATACTCCCAAATCTAAAAGCTCAGTCCAGAAGAAGAAACCAGCGAAGGGAAAAGGAAGGGGGGCGAAAAGAAAAGCACCCGATTCTgacgatgatgatgaggattttGCCCCAGACGATGATCTGGATGAGGAAGACAGCGAAGAGGAAGTTGACTCCGAGGCAGAAATTAACTTGGTCAAAGAGTGCAAAAGTCGAACGTCACGAGGACATTTT CACGGCATGCTTGCAAATGGCTTGGCTGCCAATGCCATGGGACCTATTTGGAACAGTTTTCGTAAGAACAAAGATTT TCGGGATGAAAACCTCTCCCCCTGGGTATTTCCAGAGTGGATACCTTCTGCTAAAGACTGGCATATCCTGTCTAACAG CGAAGCTGAGAAATATTTACCTCAAGAGAAAAAATCTGCTGCTTTTACCTTTACGCGAGAAACATTTAAAGGAAAGACTGATTTGGAAAGAGTAAAAAG GTTTGAATCCCTTCCACATCACAGTGAGCGCTGGGACTCTCTGTTCTTCGTTGGGGGTCCTGTGAGGTCAATGGAGTGGTGCCCCTGTCCGGACGGGGCGGCACCACGACAGTACGCTGCCATTTACTGCCACAAGGGCATGGACGACAGAAACAAAATCAATAAGATGTACACAGGGCCTGTCTTACTGCAGCTGTGGGATCTTGGAGAGCTACAGTCCAAGAGCAG ACCCTCGACCGTTCCTCATCTAGCGTACGCTCTGGCCGTAGATGACGGATGCATCTGGAATATAAAGTGGTGTCCTGCGGGAGCTTGGGAACTGCCCTCCACCAACAGAAAG GCTCCACAGTTGGCGAGATTGGGTCTTCTAGCTGCAGCTTTCGCTAATGGAACTATTGGGGTCTACAGTCTTCCACACCCACAAGCCCTTGCGGCACACCATCAAAGTAAAG GTGAAGGCAGCAATGCGCCGCTGATATGCCAG GTAAAGCGTGTTCTGACTTTGAAAATGGGCTCCAACCAGGCAGATCATAAAAGCCAAAGTGGCCTGTGTTTTGCGATGGATTGGCTCCATGTCAAACCACACAACCTCCTGGCTGCCGGCTTCAGTGATG GTGTGGTTGCTTTGTGGGATCTCTGCAGTAAGTCTTCACTTCTCAAAGTCAGGTCTCCAGAAGGAGGTCTCGTTCTTTACCCGTACAACTGCTTTTTTGCTCACAATGAGATGGTCCGGACCCTGTGCTGGTGCAGAGCCTCCAG TACAATGTTGGTGACCGTCGGTGATGACCGCATGGCTAAAGTGTGGGACCTGAAGAAAACCCACACGCCTTTGTTGTCTGTGAAGCGTTGCCTGACCACTGAAGTGTACTGGCCTCTCTTCTGGAGTGGGATCCTGGTGGCTCAAGAAAATTGCTATGCCAC GTTTGGACAACATGGCGTTCATTATTTTGATTCAGGTTACATTGGAATAAAGCCTTTCTTTGTATGTCCGAGAAAAGCCACTGTTTGG AGCATTTCTATGACCGATTGGTTGAATTCCTTTGTGATTGGGGACAACGGTGGAGACTGTGTGCTTAGCTTGCTTCCTGACATGAACGGTGACCCCACCAGCGTCAGACGACGAAGATAT TCAGTGTATAGAACCGATCTGGTCCCGTTTGAACCCGGTCAGCGGGATGATGAGATGGTGAAGGAAGAGGAGGAAGTGGAGAAGCCAAGTTTTCCCGGACAGGAGCCACAGACCTACAAAGGAGCGACCAGAAAGTATTATCTTCACTTTCACGACCTGGACCTG GGAACCTTTGCTAAAAGTGAAAGCCGGCCTATGATGAAGCACGTGCAGATACATGAGAATAAAGGCATCGTGAAAGTGGATCAGATGCCATTAAATGCACTTTACAAG GTCTGTTTCAACCCAAACATGGATTCGTATAACTGGGTGCTGTCCGGCGGTCAGTCGGGTCTGGTGCGTGTCCATTGTGTACGTGGTCTGAGCAACTCCGTTATGGTCAAGTTGTTGCATGAGACTCAAGCTCAATTCAGCTCCATGTTTCAATCTCAGGAGTCTGAGGACTCTGCGACAGCTGTCCGTCACACCACGGCTGACACGGTACAAGTGTGCTAG